AGTAAAATTGTTCAGATTCGTAATTAAAAGTTGTATatatcaattttaaaatataatattcatttaaatatttcaaaattttggattttttaaTTACTAGATTTACAATAATATCGGATTCATATATAATTACTACGTTAATTAGTCCTCTTTATATattcattttattatatttCTCTAATATCCAAACTCTAATTTTAATTTGGTTACGTGACGTCCACTAATTTCTATAAATCCCACGGCCAAATTAATTTGTCATCAATCGATCTAGCATTAGCGTATTATCGTTATGCTAGCAAGGAATATGTATCttataagacggtctcacgaatctttatatgtgagacagatcaaccctactgatattcacaataaaaaataatactcttatcataaaaagtaatatttttttatggataacccaaataacatatatatctcacaaaatacgacatgtgagaccgtctcacataaatttttgccgCTAATAATAACTCAATCCACGTTTCAGTTAATGCGTATAAATGTTTAATTTCAATCTACTTagttttcattatttttatttcttacacTGATTTATACCGTGTCATATCAAGAGtctcataaaaaattattaaaattgtcaaaatttaACGACACCTTCCCCAATTCACGGAACTAaatttatgattttcttttaatttgaatatttaaataagataaTTGTAAATATGTGGTCGACAGACTGGACACAGCACGTGGAGTGGTCTCGCTCGTGGGAAATAGAAATGCTAACAAACATTAACGAATATCATTATAGTACGTACCAGAATCGGTTGAGCCACAAACATTAAGTGACTCGAATTTATTACAACTAAGTATTTTTTGGCCTTTTGCAATAAAATATTGTTACCTAAAATATATCGACTACGGGTTTGATTTTAGTGGAGACAAATTGTTAACAACAATTATATTTGCCTTTTTCTGACTTAAATTAGATTAgatataaaatcaaattttgatgtAATAATTTGACATATTTTTTTGACATTCAGTCTTATTTTCGAGAAAGTAGTGATATTCCACTCaataacactacatgacattgaatattattaatatatcgcTGGTTATGTTAGTTGTCTTaaatcggttggataaaatacctgagaattgtatatatggtcttggaTAATTctcccccttgagctagcttttggggttgagttggGTCCAAGTTCTAATCTTAACATGGCGTCAGAGCTCAGAttcaccgttatgtgttggactgtccATAGTTGGGCCAcccgttctgcccataattggATCATTTCTAAATTTCATGTTCCAGATGTTCATTCTTGGACATGAGGTGGGGTGTGTTAGTTgtctcacatcggttggataaaatacctGAAAGTTGTATATATGTATTGGACAATCCTCTCTcgttgagctagcttttgaggttAAGTTAAGTTTAAGTCATAATGTTAACAGGTTACTGTAGACATGTCCGTTAAAGTTAGGAATTTGGTATTTTCCCTTATAATGAATATCACCAACTATTAAGTATGAAATTGACTTCCTACCactcaaaattaaatttaatttaatgggttttttttttaatccaatCCATGCATGTACATCAAGCATTCCATTTTTtcccttagaattttttttttatattgaatattttttttcctaatatttatttatttattgtcgTCACTAAATAAAAGATATGATATTCATTCAATGTATCAGACAGTCGACTAAACATCATACTATAATGAAATGAAAATAACCCTAATTTCAACACAATTTTTAaactctaatttttttaatacattTATCATAGGGATATTAACCTAAATACCTAGCATTGGTGTCACAATTATTTCATGCACGATTCAGATACATGCATAGCCCCAGGGCCGTACCTCCTGTAAAAGCGAGAGAGGCCATCGCTTCAGGACCCGACCCTCACAGGGGACCCAAAAAAAATCATTGGTCTCATGTTGCCTGCATCTAAATAGTATATgcattggacatttaaaaaaaaattggagatTGATCCATTgaaaacatgattaaatatgatgatTGTGTTCATTGGGGATTTAATCAAATTATGTAGAACCCAAACAATAAAGCTACACGgctcattaattaaatttttaaaaaatttgtatgcataaaatggtaATGTTCAtccaatatatttattattgtataTCGTGTCAACTCATGTGTTAAACTTTTATACTTTACTTGTCGATTATTTGGCCTCTTTTTTTGAATTTATGTAGTTGGAcccatttcaaaaaataaaacacaaaaaattgtGATACTTACTTGTTTTACATatctttattttctattttcttgaataaaataatatatttattatttaaagcaaatcgtatatttttataatattggttcattatatttatcattttgttattttgatAGTTTATATTGATAAATTACAATTTTATCAACATATCTTACAATTTTTGCCAATTTCAATCTTTTTCCAATATAATTGTTCATATGACACTACATTACGTTAGAGTCATGTTGATGTTGTGGCGTACGATGAAAAAAATCGCAAAGAGATAAATATATAACTcgtaaattatattttccttatatatattgtttggttatttttaatttgcaaACTGAGCTTTACGGTTATTTATcacaacaagatttttttttaacatatcgCCTCAGGCCCTGTGAACCACAGGTACGGCTCTGCATAGCTCTAGCTAGTTGTCTCATCTATATGTTTATACTTTCGTAGGTTTTATCAATACGGGAAAACACATTTTTCCTCATTTAATTCCACGTCTTTTATTTTTAGTCATTTTATCGGTCAATTCACAGTTTTAATCATTTaacttgtatttttttaaatttttttactgGATTACTGATGTGACATAAGAGCTCTAAACATGCAATGTTCTTTGTTATGTTAGCATTTTTCGATACTACGTCATTATTTTTCAGTTTCACATCAGCATTCTGATTAAAAagatcaaaatagaaaaaaaaaatgaaaattattggATCAATACACTAAATTAACAAacaacatgatcaatcaaaaataaaaaatatatgcaagtctaaagatcaaaaatataatttctcctcataataaattatatcaaattcGAATCAACTCGACTCTCAATTAATGTCGACTTAAAAACcaagtaaattttaatttttaggaAAATACAGCGGCTCTAAtctttctataaataccaaTCCTTTCCCTCCTTTATTTCCCACACCCAACTTAAGTTAAATACATCACCAAAAACAGACATATTATCAAAtataagtaaataaataaaagttctGCCAATGACCAAATCTACTTCACTAGCTCTATTATTCATCACATTACTAATAGCTTCCTCCGCTGATTTCGGCTCCGCCACCCGAACCGCAGCCGGAACAACCGGTGTCGAGTTCATAAAAGCATCCTGCTCCGTCACAGCCTATCCTAGACTGTGCTACGCTTCCCTCTCAACCCAAGCAACTGCCATACAGCAAAGCCCGAAGCTCCTTGCGGATGCAGCCCTCTCCCTCAGCCTCAACAGCGCCCGCTCCACCGCCGCAGACATGGCAGAGCTCTTGAAATGGAGCAGCATACGCCCGAGGGAGGTGAGAGCCATGCGCGACTGCGTGGATCAGCTGGCTGACTCGGTGGACCGGCTCCGGCGATCCGCTGCGGAGTTGAACCTGATCAATAAAAGACACTCCGATTTCTGGCTGATAAGTGGATGACATTCAGACTTGGGTCAGCGCCGCCTTGACGGATGAAGACACATGCATGGACGGATTCGCCGACAGGCCGACCACCTGCGAAGTGAAGACCGCCGTGAGGAGGAGGATTTCGAGGGTGGCGCACGTGACTAGTAATGCATTGGCGCTGATCAATTACTATGCTGAAATTcatggttaaaattttaaataaaatataacaattacataaaaaagAGAACTTAAGTAATtactatatattattaattactTAAAAAACACAATGTATTGTGAATTTGAGGGACGTGTGATtatgtaatataattattaacgATATATATCTGTTTTCTAATTGTTAGAATTATGTGGGAAAAAAAATTGGAGTCAAAATCATGCTTTTTCCACAACTTTATAATCTTAATTTGGAAACAAAATGACAAATGTTTAATTATGAGAATCAAAATTTATTCCTTTATTACAGCtctgaattattttttaataccATATTACATTTAATAAAGATCCATGTTTATTGCCATTTATCAAAAAGAAATGCTACATGTATTGATGTATAGCATAAAATCATCGGGAAAAAAGTCTAATATGGAACTAGATTCAGGACTTCCAATAATTAGAGAACAAGGATGTTTCTATTTCACTGTAGCTAATAGCAATAGGAATCAAGGGCATTATGGTCATTTACTCCACAACCGACGGAATCAGGAATAGACAAAATCAGAGGTGCACACGAGTCTAGTCGAGCTCAAGCGTCATGATACTCAAGCTCGACTCGGTTTAAATTTTGTACGCTAGAAATCGATCAAGTATTCAATTTCAATCTCGAAATCCACTGGTGAAAATATCGAATTATACCAGCTAGTATTCTAGAAGCTCGCTAATGTTTGTAGCATAATTATTGTTAGGGTTTAATTtctataattatattaatattcaAGTAACTCGTGAACTAATTGAATAGAACCATTAAAGTTTGAACTCGGCTCGAGTTTTTATTGGCTATAAATAACTTCACTCAGTTGCACCCTTGGACAAAATCATGAAAAAGGAGGATGTAAGTTTACTCGATGGTGGGAAGATTATGGGCTGGACTAAAATTTCTGGATGGAAGACAAGTACCTCATGATGGAAAggacaaatatatatatataattatgattATAATTTACACATTACAACGTGTGTGCATAATTTAGTAGTAAGAATGGTCACCAAGAAAATACATCTTTTGTTTTTCAAATTACCTTTATACCAACATTTTTTCTCAATATTGATATTGCaacttattttcaatattacACGTCTCAAATTGTACTACGACTCATCACTAATATCTATCagttattattaaattaaatattaaattaagcatttgatgatattaaaaaaatcttatataaattattattataattttacaCACAGGACATTTGTGCATAATATAATTTACCAATAATGACTTCAACTTAGATTTGAACTGAAAACCAATAAAATTtggtaaaaataataaatttttaatccaCTGACTTCCATATAGTTCACTTAATATTCGAAGtttcattttgaaattttgaattagattttttttatagtcATATTTAGGGAGATTGACATCGGAAAATAACGATCTTGCATCGGAAAACGCTAACTGAATAAAGAAAATTGATGACGTTGGCTCTGTAAACGCTGACGTTGTCAACACCTCGGAATCAAATCCATTCTccattcattcatgtaaataTTCGATAATCGTTTACTGCTTAAACTTTGATAATCATCATGCTTATATACATATCCTTTGCTATAACGAGAAGATTAATTTTATTTGACAAAGAATTGAGCAACGACACTAGCCTTGGCAGCCTCCTCCGCCTCCTGCCGGACTTCCTTCACGACTTCTCCGTCCACCTCCGCGCCGTTCAACATGTCGTAACATGCAATCTGAGCCATGCTGGAGGACAATATCTTTCTCACAACGGTCTTCTTGTGGGCCGCGCGTTGATCCCCTTCCGCCTTCTCCATGTTGTTGAACTCACGAGCCGCCTGTTTGAGGCTGTCGACGCTGCTGCCGACCTTGTTCAGGCAGCCCTGGATGGCGGCACGTTCGGCGGAGTTAATTTCGGGCTCGGTGATCTGACGGATCATGAACGCTCTGGCGGCTTGGGCTCGGGAAAGGGTGGCAGAGATTGCTGCATGGCCCATTTTGTGGGGGTCGTTCTCCTGGAATTGGGAGGCGTAGGGGTGGAGCAGCTTGATGCAGAATTTGGAGTTGGAAAGCTTCTTGCACGCTGCATTGAGCCCACCGCTGGACGTCGGAGTTCCCCCATTTCCGGTGGCGGCGTACGCGGCGGATAGAATATGCAGGAGGAGGAGCAAAGAAAGGGCAATTTTCGGCATGATGTTAAATTGCAGAAAATGGATAAGCTTACATAGAAATAttgtaataataattatttaacttaaaAAGCAAACagcttctttttttctttttttttaaaaaaatcttttttgGATGGAAAAGCTTTGGTTTTTGCCATGCAAATATTGTTCATGCAAATTTATAGTAAAAAGGAATCGTGTCCATTACGTGTAATATATGATTCGAGGAGGGAATTAAGCCTTGTTTTTCGATGGTGCTAAATAATTTTTACCTTTGTGtgtatgatttattttttcCGGAGAAGATAAATTTTATTACAAATATTTAAAGGATAAAGAGGATATTATTTCCATGGTTCGAAATCTTGATAGAGAAACTGAGTGTAGTGAAAGAATTTctttttttgtgttttaatttaGGACGAACTTGGGTTTAATTCAACTTCGGGTGTAACCATTTTCATTATGAGTGCAAACGAATCGACTCGGAAAATATTTGACTCATAATCAAAATTATTGAATTGGAGCCCAATTCAAATATGTCCGAATTTTTCTCGATGAGACGAACTCGAGACCAAATTAGTTTATTTGATAGTACGTGGGTTTTAATAGTTTATCAATATAATACAAttgaatattatataaatatctttcgAACTTTtcgattattattttatttccaaaCAACAGTTCAAAAAACTCATAAACATCTTCGAATGTTTATAGTCAAACTCAAACTCGAGCTctaattaaaatcaaatctgAGCCAAAAACATTAATTAATGTTCGAGCTTAATTTGAATTAAGTTTGAGCCTAAATATATCCAATTTTTGTTGAAGTTTAAATCAAGCATGTCCTTACATGTAGGTAGATTAGTAATTAgagttatatatttttattctagTTTGGGGGCTTGAGCATTGGgcaactaatttaattattatattttaatttgtatTTGGCTAAAAACTGGGATACTTCTCATTCAGTTCgtgaaaataaaaagaatagaAGATGTTAGTTTAAGGACAAGATCATACTTTTTATCGTTTGAACCGAAAAATTGAACTGATATCAGGTTTAGATCGGACCGAACTGCGATACCGGTTCATACAAATTTTTATATGAAAGGGTTGTTGTTTAACATAAAAGTACAGTGTAATAGAGGGACTACGTGTTTCAGAGTAATTGTTACGTGCGCTGTTGTGACATCTAACACAACATGCAGTAGAATAATTCAACACACAAAATTTTAAGTAAACAAATCAAGACAGAGAATTATGCATAAGTAAACACACGTGTCCAATACCtcaagacaaaagatttactaGAAAATACTTTCAGTTTACACAAAAACAATACTAATGAATAATAGAAACTAGAGTTTCATTAGTTAATAAACTCTTCTAAATAAAAAGATCATATATAGAGATTATATAAATCTTATCATAAATAACATTAGTCTAGAAAAACAAAACTATATATTTTATGcacaatattataaaaaaagaaaatataatttatgtgttgcatattaaaatatttttcctttcaatatcctcatttttatcttctTGGACAAAACACGCAAAAATGTTAATCCACACAAATCCCCCTCGGTTAGAGATATATCTCTCCCTGAATTCAGCCAAGTTAGACTAGATGTTGTTAGCGGCGTTGGAACATGGGACTGGATCGGAAGACTTATCAATATATTCAATAAGAGCAAAACACTAACGCTTGAACAGAACACAAACACAGAAGCTGACAACCATATAGataaacaacaaaaaaaacTAAGAAACCAGAGAGAGAAACAAATAAACTATTAGGAGTTGCATCGCCATCAGTGATCTCTGCCGTAATGTATACCTCTACACTATCTTCATTTTCTCCTATTTTCTCGTGTTGCATTTTCCTCTTCTACTCCTGCAGCTTCTTCTCCCTTTTTTTGTTCAGAATGCATCGCCACATCCAGAAGTAAGCGATATTTAGC
This sequence is a window from Primulina tabacum isolate GXHZ01 chromosome 17, ASM2559414v2, whole genome shotgun sequence. Protein-coding genes within it:
- the LOC142530460 gene encoding 21 kDa protein-like, coding for MPKIALSLLLLLHILSAAYAATGNGGTPTSSGGLNAACKKLSNSKFCIKLLHPYASQFQENDPHKMGHAAISATLSRAQAARAFMIRQITEPEINSAERAAIQGCLNKVGSSVDSLKQAAREFNNMEKAEGDQRAAHKKTVVRKILSSSMAQIACYDMLNGAEVDGEVVKEVRQEAEEAAKASVVAQFFVK